One genomic segment of Helianthus annuus cultivar XRQ/B chromosome 14, HanXRQr2.0-SUNRISE, whole genome shotgun sequence includes these proteins:
- the LOC110907186 gene encoding uncharacterized protein LOC110907186, whose amino-acid sequence MGALKDLARSFSRMTQEEVDLFCLEYGIDKQFNPTAPACDASIDKPIPGFIALYCRHFEWSNLRYPFSFFVLNLLEYYRVSFGQVHPKGMARVLHFEVLCRALGYDPSLLLFRRFFRLAKNGDWFTFENTKVETCLVSSMVTTLGSWKNTFFWVSESIIPFKMVWRHPDAVLNDPEPSESELNDAFLSAIRGCPSRVRPFPEHLLVLLGVSNIWAKVDRDPVLMRNGLVMSALDFIKSDDTSDVVFEDAPTVPGENVVVRTSEQRFEGSGYVSVENVKGFTKSNVPKPSTRRLSRRLLKATPQSTSTEPVDLSDDIEVSEDQAEAEVEKEKELVVRGKKVRGKKGVATPVQESSSRDVEGLNPEGTYVPSWLVKNDDTFKDAAVCEDALSHLAPPSVQKEAAWKKEIEDLKKMHAIEMGDLKKSFEANLLKLKADREALSVQQKAFREEKEGLKASVGQVTADNQWLIEHGFQQGLKPEGLNEKVCAEVLGSLSRKRSYSGDSDDTLSSLPETSKDAGLETSAVGGEEGVKVKKTKKAKKSKGEGSKPSDN is encoded by the exons AATATGGCATTGATAAACAGTTTAATCCGACCGCCCCTGCTTGCGATGCTTCCATTGACAAACCGATTCCTGGTTTTATTGCTTTGTATTGTCGGCATTTTGAATGGTctaatcttcgttaccctttttcgttTTTTGTTCTAAATTTGCTTGAGTATTATCGAGTGTCTTTTGGGCAAGTACATCCGAAaggaatggctagggttttgcactttgaagtgCTGTGTCGTGCTTTAGGTTATGATCCTTCATTGTTGCTCTTTCGGAGGTTCTTCCGGTTAGCcaaaaatggtgattggtttacttttgagaACACAAAGGTTGAAACTTGTCTCGTTTCCTCCATGGTTACGACCCTTGGATCATGGAAGAATacgtttttctgggtttctgaatccatcattcctttcaaaatggtgtggaggcatccggatgctgttctcaacgATCCGGAGCCTTCCGAGTCTGAATTAAATGATGCCtttctttcagccattcgggggtgcccttccAGGGTTCGTCCttttcccgaacatttgttagtgcttttaggggttagtaatatttgggcaAAAGTTGATCGGGATCCGGTGTTGATGAGAAATGGCCTTG ttatgtctgctttggacttcaTCAAGAGTGACGATACGTCCGATGTGGTTTTTGAAGATGCTCCGACTGTTCCGGGTGAAAATGTTGTTGTGAGGACCTCTGAGCAGAGGTTTGAGGGCTCGGGTTATGTCAGTGTTGAAAATGTGAAGGGTTTTACCAAGTCCAATGTTCCCAAGCCTTCAACTCGCCGGTTATCTCGTCGTTTACTGAAGGCTActcctcaatccacttccactgagccagtggatttgaGTGATGACATCGAGGTTTCTGAGGATCAGGCTGAggcagaggttgagaaggagaaggAATTAGTTGTGCGTGGTAAGAAGGTTCGAGGGAAGAAGGGTGTTGCTACCCCTGTTCAAGAATCGTCGAGCAGagacgttgaagggttgaaccCTGAGGGCACTTATGTGCCTTCTTGGTTGGTTAAGAATGATGACACTTTtaaggatgctgctgtttgtgaagatgctcttagtcatcttgctcctccttcCGTTC agaaggaggCAGCTTGGAAGAAGGAGATTGAGGATTTGAAGAAGATGCATGCCATTGAGATGGGTGACCTGAAGAAAAGCTTTGAAGCTAATTTGTTGAAGTTGAAGGCTGATCGAGAGGCCTTATCTGTCCAGCAGaaggcttttcgtgaagaaaaggaGGGGTTGAAGGCTTCCGTTGGTCAGGTGACTGCGGATAATCAGTGGTTGATCGAGCATGGGTTTCAGCAG ggaTTGAAGCCTGAAGGGTTGAATGAGaaggtttgtgctgaggttttgggctCTTTGTCGAGGAAGAGGTCTTACTCCGGGGACAGTGATGATACCCTTTCCAGTCTGCCTGAAACCTCGAAAGATGCTGGTTTGGAAACCTCTGCGGTTGGTGGTGAAGAAGGTGTGAAGGTGAAGAAGACAAAGAAAGCTAAAAAGTCTAAGGGTGAAGGTTCCAAGCCCTCTGATAACTGa